The Metabacillus schmidteae nucleotide sequence TTGTGCCAAGTGCAGTAGATGTCGCATCTGCTATAAATATTGCCGCATTTAATGCCGGTATTGCGATCGGATCTTATATAGGTGGAATTATAACTGATTCCATCGGGTTGATTCATACGGCTTGGATTGGCGGGCTAATGGTAATGGGTGCTGTTATTCTAACGGGTTGGAGTCGTTTGTTGGAAAGAAGAGATAATTGAATTAGTTTTTAAATGGGCGGAATGGGTGGGATAAATAATAATATTGGAGGAATTTTTATGATAAATGGTTTACAAGAAACGACAACTTTGAATAATGGAGTAAAAATGCCTTGGCTTGGCATCGGCGTATTTAAAGTAGTGGAAGGTCCAGATTTAGTGGATACACTAAAAGCTGCTATTAAACATGGATACAGAAGTATTGACACAGCAGCAATTTACGAAAATGAAGAGGGGGTTGGAGAAGGCATTCGTGAGGGGCTTAAGGATTCAGCTATTTCCAGAGAAGATTTATTTGTTACCTCAAAAGTTTGGAATGCAGATCTAGGGTATGAGTTAACGTTAAATGCCTTTGAAAACAGCTTACAAAAGTTAGGCTTAGATTATTTAGACTTGTATCTTATTCACTGGCCTGTTGAAGGGAAATATAAGGATGCATGGAGAGCATTAGAAACTCTTTATAAACAAGGAAAGGTTAAAGCAATCGGCGTAAGTAACTTTCAAATTCATCATCTTGAAGATTTAATGAAGAGTGCCGAAATTAAACCGATGATTAATCAAGTAGAGTTCCACCCACGATTAACACAAAAAGAACTCCAAGAATTTTGCCAAGAGCACGAAATACAACTTGAAGCCTG carries:
- a CDS encoding aldo/keto reductase, which translates into the protein MINGLQETTTLNNGVKMPWLGIGVFKVVEGPDLVDTLKAAIKHGYRSIDTAAIYENEEGVGEGIREGLKDSAISREDLFVTSKVWNADLGYELTLNAFENSLQKLGLDYLDLYLIHWPVEGKYKDAWRALETLYKQGKVKAIGVSNFQIHHLEDLMKSAEIKPMINQVEFHPRLTQKELQEFCQEHEIQLEAWSPLMQGELLDNDTLQSVAVKYQKSIAQIILRWDLQNGVITIPKSTKEHRIVENASIFDFELTKEDMEKINSLNENKRVGPDPDNFDF